In the genome of Aedes aegypti strain LVP_AGWG chromosome 2, AaegL5.0 Primary Assembly, whole genome shotgun sequence, the window cgacagtgaccaAAAACTAGTCATataaatctgctcgatttacaaaatagacccctaaaaaaatgacaattggtgcggtttagcagaacctcaactaattctcgcatactctgagataacgccctaaaagccattggtagccacgtgtgtagctcgttgtttctaagcaaaagaaagaataagcatccaaaccaacatcacgggcaggtagataatgatcctttctttcccatagcgttgttaaataacatgaaaatccattcaaatgctcagaaacaacgagctacacacatggttaccaacggtttttagggcgagatcagaagttatgcgagaattgttacgtctgtttgacTCTCCTGTTTGAATATCCCGTAAAATGGACAAtgctcgcataacttatgatctcgccctgaaagccattggtaaccatgtgtgtagctcattgtttctgagcatttgattggatttaggcggcatccacaaattacgtaacacttgaagggggggggagggggtaggctcgagcgttacgactcatacaaaaattgtaaaatttccatacaaaaagcgttacggagggggggagggggtcgaaaatttccaattttagcgttacgtaataaatggctGTCGCCTTACACGTTGTTtactctatggtgaagaaaaGATCAATATCTACCTACCAGTGATGTTAATTTGGATGTTTATTCCTTcacttgctcagaaacaacgagctacacacatggttaccaatggcttttagggcattatctcagagtatgcgagaatgtGTATTGAATATGGTTTGACCAATTTTATTTCACAGAATTCCATTGTACAAATGATGGCTATAATCTGGCAGCACTGTCCAAATCAAAACAACTTTCTGATGGATGATAATCATCAAAAAGTAAACTACTGATAAGAAAGTCCAATCAGTGGGTGTTTTGTTTGCGCAACTCAGTGCATTTATACTCACATATTTTTACAGTAAATTACGTACTGTTGCATAATTTCATACTACAAGTTCATCAACATGTTCCCAACTCTTCGACGCACAGTAAAGCCGCTGCTGGCGAGGTCTTATACCACGGTAAGCAACTTTGATCTATTTGCTCTTATCTAATTTGATTGGGATTCAATTCGTCCATTAGAACTTTGCCCAACCCGTTGAAGTGCGGATCGTCGAAGTCGGTCCCCGCGATGGGCTCCAGAATGAGCCCACCATCCTGCCAGCCGCCACCAAAATCGAGCTGATCAACGCCCTTTCGGAGACGGGCCTGCGCTCCATCGAGGTCACAAGTTTCGTCAGTGCCAAATGGGTTCCCCAGATGGGCGATAATACGGAAGTGTTCAAGGGAATCAACAAAATGCCGGGCATAAGCTATCCGGTGCTAACTCCCAACTTGAAGGGATTCGAAGCAGCGGTTAGTAGTCTGAAGTACGACTTGATTTTGGTATTGAGTTTGGGACTTTTCTTACAGCTGGCGGCGGGTGCCGAGGAAGTGGCTGTCTTTGGTGCGGCTTCCGAAAGTTTCACCAAGAAGAATGTAAACTGCTCGATTGCGGAAAGCTTGAGTCGCTTCCAGGATGTTATGGACGCTGCCAAAAAGGCTCAGGTCAAAGTGCGGGGATACGTGTCAACTGTTGTCGGTGAGTTTTAGTCATGCTTTCTTCAGGAGAACCAAcgcatcatatattttccaatACTTTCAACCGAGATCACTCTGCAGATTTTCCCGGTTggccctctaatacccaaaccggcttttagacggggtaccttttggaattttgtgtattttttcttaaccaaatcaaaatgttttaatttttggcttaaaccttgggcCATTCAGAGGACTGACACGACTGTCATCCTACATACATCTCGGCTCTTCCTCCCATCgtttttggtacccactttctggtcggtttgccctaacttgctcctgattttcgagtatacggctcatgTGTTGCTAGTGCTAGTTCCTGGCAATTAAACATATAAGCCATTTTCAGGGCTGATAGCAGTtggacagcaaaataatagtgacttaagtgaccaaaattatcaaaatagtgaccaaatagtgaccaaaaagtgacctaAAAGTGACTTTAAAATTACAAGTATTAGTCATTAAAATGACTAGAAATGAAAATACGTTATATGTGTAGCCAATCTACATATTGGGTGAATTTAGAATGTAAAGAACTGCAGTAGTTTCAGATCTTAAGCAATTAGCTATCCGGAATGTGACAAAAAGATGGCTCATTGAAGATATCACATACCATTTTTTACGAGACGATCATTAACCTAATATAGGTTACTATTTTATATTTCTGATTTCAGTCGAAAAAAAACCAAATGCATGAACTATGGTACTCGAAATAGAATGTTTAGAATAATTCCTGTTCATAATGAACTAACAGgtaaaattcattgaagattttgaagaatTACTAGAAGCATTTCTCAACAAATCTGTGGAAAAATGTTGGTTGAAGACAAAACTGTGGTGAAAATCGTGAATTTATTTCAaagtattctgaaaaaaatccttacagAATTACAAGTTCAAAAACGAACGAAATATTAACACTCAAGCTAAATTTTCGACAGCATTTCTGTAAAGTTAAAccatttcttccaaataaacAACGGTAACTCTAGAACACAACTGATTATTGGCGAACTCGAGACAAACCAAATTCGATGAATGTCTTGCATAAAGATTTAGAAAATAATTCCATGCATACTTAAAATGTTAATATTTCAATTGATCGTTTCAATGACTAAattaggttttgaaaacaatcatatcactcagtggcgactcgtaaccacACGTTTTATCTGATCTAAAACCCTTAAAATGACTAATTTTAAATACTTAGATCATAAAGCAAACAATAAACGATAGAAATCGCATATGTTTTGCTCATATGAGTTGCTCCATAAACAGGTGGATTTGATTCCCTAAAATAGTCACTGATATCatctttaattaattattatcgTCTCATAATGTTCAAGCATTCATTAGAGTAACGTGTTTTTTGTATAGAAAGAGTTGGCCCTAGTCATGTATAAAACTGCCAAAAggtaatcaatgaaaacatgtaTAGTTTATATGTTGGAATATCTAATGTAATATCTGCAATGGTTCCTAGCAAAACTAGTACTTGCTATTGAAATCCTGGACGAGTTTatgacaaactttttgaatttttgttgttatttgtaATCGTCTTTGGCTTATTATAGTATATTATAGTAAATAGGCATATAGTGGGCAGGAGGCAGGTTTAGGATTCCTTCTATAGCCGTAGATTACTGCAGAAAGTGCACTGGTAATTTATTCAGCACGTCTGTTAGATATTAATCCTGCGTTGTGTCAAAATTTATCCAAATATTTCGGACAAAAATTTCTTCCCGAAGTCGCTTCCTAAGTTTTGCCAATATCTTCTCCAAAACTTTTCCCaggaaatttttacattttccgtTGGAAATGTCTAGGGAATATTCacctgaattcttccagaaagttagTCGGGAGTCTCTATTTTACTTGAGTCAAGAATCTTAacactttgatttcaaaatcacaCTTTAGTTGGCCTGATAATGATAAATATCCATTTCtttttgattatgtttgaaGAGCTATCCCTGTCTAAGATTTCATTATCATCTGatcacgaaaaaagtgactttagtgaccattttcctgaaaatagtgactttagtgactttttgtcgaaaatagtgactttttagtgaccaggtcgaaaaaagtgaccaagtcactaaaaagtgacttactaccagccctgcattttacgagacgttcgaatgacgttttctggcgcgctcattgttgttgttcaaaaaactagcatgacATCTGAATGGCcctggtcacatttttgttggcgatgacgtccccgtctctttcagcgcatgtttctacccggtttacatgtattacaggtaacgtagatgaaaaatatcttccctgtctactgatttaaattttacatgcgaaaatttaaaactttgttacattgccaccagcgccattgttgaatatgctccttccaaatgtaacgctagaagaaacgtaaataaatcggcccgccagaaactttcaaagctggtaaacaaacggaaaccatatgattcgaaacgtctcataaaatagCTTATTGCgttaaggctgtgaaccgtttcaccagattgtttaacttttagttaaaatttgacagctcgaaagttatttcccctccggttagaaataaccctgccctggagcatggttaaacttgacagttcgaaagttatttcttgctcccgtgaatttgagaataactaatcatctgtcaactttgttctgaaataactactcgactgtcaaagctcaaatgggtcgactgcgatgttcaatttaaccatttgaggggaaaataactatcgaaatgtcaaattttaactaatagttaaacgaactggtgaaacgatTCACAGCCTAAGTAGTCGTATTTGATGACGTTTTTCCTCTTTTCAAcgttttgttgaatgttttacgcaccagtgaggtatcattgatgtctTCTATCAAGAAAATCATATGTTTTGTCAGTCCtaaaagaatcaaaacaaagacactggacgccatgttgaatcaaTGTTGGGTAGCTAATGATAGTgtccaaaaaataaacaatgataTTCAAAACATCTTGAACTGGTGTGTACACAATGGATTAATACTGAATGCGAAAAAAAACTCAAACGATCATCTTTAGCAACAAACGTATGAAAGTAATAAATCCTCCAAAAGTAAAAGTATAATGATTTCATTGAATACTCTGATGTTGTTAAAAACTTAGGAATACTCATGGACTGCAAATTGACTTGGAACAATCAAGTCAACGCTGTTTGTTGCAAAGTGTATAAAGCTCTCCATTCACTCGTTGCTCTCAGAAAGTGTACTCCTCAACATACTCGATTTCATCTAGCACGTGCTCTTATTGTACCCCTGTTTGATTATGGGGACATACTGTTTTCTCTAGTTTCTAACAACAACTTTCGTAAACTCAATCATGCTTTTAACACTATCACGCGATATATTTTTAATCTTCGAAAATTCGATCACATCTCTAGATATGTCAATCTACTGCTTGGTCGTAGTTTCAACAATCATCTAAGTTTAAGGGTTTGTAcacaaactttcaaaattttaaataatcctCCATCATAccttgaaaatttcttctcgtATACCAGATCACCAAGAACACCATTATTAGTTGTACCCAGAAGTGCCTCTGGCAATTTAAAACTTTCGTTTCGGCACCGAGCAATTAGTGCTTGGAATAAACTACCTAGAAACTGCAGGAGTGCGAGGAATTATTcttcattcaaaaataatattgagCTGTTTTATAATAGTTAGTCTAGTACATTAGCAATATTGTCGCATAGTAGCATATACTTTGAAAACCATTAGAAGGTTATttgtgttattattgttatgatgtaaataaataaataaataaataattattggctCATTTCACCCCCCTGGGGCAATGTTATATATAACAGGTCCAGCtcttagtatgtgtttgcttgtattagtcacgaaaaagatgtaaacaaacgatcagctgatggtgacgacaaggctgcgaaaaattttgttcgcagtTTTCTCAACATGACGTCATCTTCGGCTGCTTAGTGAACTTtcggctcgccgaagttggcattgcacaactaccacttcaaaactgatgttatCACAAATACTGATTTGATGTTCGCCCGCACCTCTAAATACCCCACATTGCTCCTGGGGCCATTACACGCAGACAggcatacctcgatataacgtaacttatTTTGGCTCCCATGTATTTTTGCAGTTTTCATTATAAACATGAATTATAagctaaaaaaaaacacgttccTAAAGAATCAACCACCAACCAAAACCAAGTCGGAACAATAGgggaggtgtaccagttttgccaccctaaggaaaaatattgtttatacattaATCAAAAGATCTTTGGTTAATGTCAatacattaaacgaaagctttcaatccatgctcagcaggaaatatataaaaactaatcagaaactttgtttttgtattaaaaatgggggtggcgaatactggaccattTGCACCAGTATttgccacgattttaatttcggttcctgaattcgccacctacgttgatttcttcccaagtaaccaaatagcactttaattcgccttgCCTGTCAATATAGTGCTATAATACagctgacatgccctatatAAGCCTTACAAAATCCCTTTTAGGCCAACAAGGTAAATTaacgggctagtggttacttgggttatggagggtggcgaatcaggaacaccatggcgaaaaataggCGCAGTGGAGCaaaatttttaaggaaaatgatttttttctattattttctgagaattttttgcggtttccaagaatgtttccgtatcatcttaaagcagttcggcgaacactaaacaattggcaaccatatatgtcgtaaaacgATATATAAGCCGGGGTGGCGAacaactggtacatggcgaataccggtacatctTCCCTACAAGCGTTTGCTATCACTCAATAGAGTCAAATCGAAATCGAGTGAGCTGGCTATATTGCTATGTAATGGGCCAatgttaaaacaaatatttctttcATTATCGTATGTTTGTATGAAAAGTATTATCCTTCTTTATATTTGTTGGATTAACGGTGCTGTTGGAATCAAGCCTGCTACTTCAGTTTTATATGAaaacttcaataatttattgGTTACTTTCGACACTTTAAACCTACATTATGCATTCGTGTCGGAGTTAATAATTACAGACTTCGCATTCACAAAAAATTGATAGAACTTAGCTTGAACCAATGGGTTGCCTGGCCAAAGTAAGTTTAGgtttaagaattccttcagatattcttcAAATGAGTTCTCTAAGAATTTGgtgtttcttctggaattcctttaCGGATTTCAACTGGAATCATTCCTAGGATGCCTCGagagattcctccaataatGTATCTATGGAGTCTCTTGAAATATCTATAAGGATTCAACCAGACCTTTTTTCCAAagtgatttctccaaaattccCTATAAACATTTGAACAGTATCGACTAAATGGATTCCCGCCTTGAGGATTCCTTGAGCAGTTCCAACAGAAAATTCTCCTGGCGTTTAAGAAATCAAGAAATGGTTCAACATTCctccacaaatttcttcaggagttccaccggaagttgttcaaaacaaaaatcgcccggaaaatatttttcttctggattcaaggaattttgaactcacgaattttgaatttctcaaaagatAAATCTATGAATCCTGCTAAGCCTTTGATAAAGAAACTCATCAAGTAATTTGTCCAGGATTTTAGGTgaattttactatcaatttttcaaatggtTATGCCTacgaacgtatttcgactgtaccactgggcgttgcatgctagtccgttgtctagtgtggtgcttccttcaaaggacataatTGTCcattggaagcattaacgtgtcggtgtctttaaaGAATTCTTGCGAAATTTATCCTTCCTTTAttatccttaattcttccatgaaatttcaaatgagttCGTTT includes:
- the LOC5573392 gene encoding hydroxymethylglutaryl-CoA lyase, mitochondrial, whose amino-acid sequence is MFPTLRRTVKPLLARSYTTNFAQPVEVRIVEVGPRDGLQNEPTILPAATKIELINALSETGLRSIEVTSFVSAKWVPQMGDNTEVFKGINKMPGISYPVLTPNLKGFEAALAAGAEEVAVFGAASESFTKKNVNCSIAESLSRFQDVMDAAKKAQVKVRGYVSTVVGCPYEGKIKPSAVVNVVDKLLEMGCYEISLGDTIGVGTPGSFSEMLREVTKIAPVSMLAVHCHDTYGQALPNILTSLDFGVSVVDASVSGLGGCPYARGASGNAATEDVVYMLHGLGIETGIDLPQLVNVGKFICDKLGRQSESKVNRAMRKTNPKAAC